A portion of the Musa acuminata AAA Group cultivar baxijiao chromosome BXJ1-1, Cavendish_Baxijiao_AAA, whole genome shotgun sequence genome contains these proteins:
- the LOC135679448 gene encoding pentatricopeptide repeat-containing protein At1g08070, chloroplastic-like, translated as MPAKPPPPLFPPIHPTRRPKCLHTYASSPSPPPPPPASSSSSLQRLINLSIPFSGTHSLPQTQHAIDTDTCNVLIKSDTHSGSHLRSLLVFTTMLQASIPPDLLTFPPLLKSVARLFLPDLGLSIHGCVVKTGSDSDVFVNTALVSMYCSLGRVGDARHVFAEMPERNSVTWNAMITGYVHNRRFREAHELFSRMLGSGLDLGEVTVVTALSACSHLGALSQGIWIHNYIESHGLRLNVFVGTALIDMYMKCGVIDEASKVFQAMRVKNVFSWNALITGYAMNGEGEAALEAFDEMIMEKVKPDGVTFLALLCACCHQGLIDKGRKLFVGMEEDFGLRPRIEHYGCMVDLLGRAGLLEEAHKLIATMPMKADAAVWRALLAGCRIHGDLQLRELAIRKLLDLEPENGENYILLANLLARDRRWTDVGKVRQMMGKKRMKKDPGCSLIEVDNRVHEFVVSDRFQRKGLEEIFTMLAAMKRELKLAGYAVDTEMASYDLEEEEKEMAVMHHSEKLALAFGLVRAQHGSIVRIVKNLRMCVDCHTFFKLVSEVYQRKIVVRDKNRFHHFGGGVCSCKDYW; from the coding sequence ATGCCCGCCAAACCACCACCACCTCTCTTCCCTCCAATACACCCCACACGCCGCCCCAAATGCCTCCACACTTACGCTTCGtcgccatcaccaccaccaccaccacccgcctcctcctcctcctcccttcaaCGCCTCATAAACCTCTCCATCCCCTTCTCTGGAACCCATTCCCTCCCCCAAACCCAACACGCCATTGACACCGACACCTGCAACGTCCTCATCAAATCCGACACCCACTCCGGCAGCCACCTCCGATCGCTGCTCGTGTTCACCACCATGCTCCAAGCATCCATACCCCCCGACCTTCTCACCTTCCCTCCCCTCCTCAAATCCGTCGCCCGCCTGTTCCTCCCGGATCTCGGATTATCCATCCATGGATGCGTCGTGAAGACCGGGTCCGACTCGGACGTCTTCGTGAATACCGCGCTCGTTTCCATGTACTGCTCCTTGGGCCGTGTCGGTGACGCGAGGCACGTGTTCGCCGAAATGCCTGAGAGGAACTCCGTCACCTGGAACGCGATGATCACCGGGTACGTCCACAACAGGCGGTTCAGGGAGGCACACGAGTTGTTCTCCAGGATGCTCGGGTCGGGGCTGGACCTGGGCGAGGTCACGGTGGTGACCGCCCTCTCGGCTTGCTCCCATCTTGGAGCTCTCAGCCAGGGGATCTGGATTCACAATTACATAGAGAGTCACGGATTGAGGCTGAACGTGTTCGTGGGCACTGCATTGATCGACATGTACATGAAGTGCGGGGTGATCGATGAAGCGTCCAAGGTTTTCCAGGCGATGAGAGTGAAGAACGTCTTCTCCTGGAATGCTTTGATAACGGGGTATGCCATGAACGGCGAAGGAGAAGCTGCCCTCGAGGCGTTCGATGAAATGATTATGGAGAAGGTCAAGCCGGATGGAGTCACCTTCCTGGCTCTTTTATGCGCGTGCTGCCATCAAGGACTCATCGACAAAGGTAGAAAGCTTTTCGTCGGCATGGAGGAGGACTTCGGCTTGCGGCCAAGGATAGAGCACTATGGTTGCATGGTTGATCTTCTCGGCCGAGCCGGTTTACTAGAGGAAGCTCACAAGCTCATCGCGACGATGCCAATGAAAGCAGACGCTGCTGTTTGGAGGGCACTGCTTGCTGGTTGCAGGATCCACGGGGACTTGCAGCTcagagaacttgcaataagaaagctCCTCGATTTAGAGCCCGAGAACGGAgaaaactacatcttgcttgcaaATCTTTTAGCTCGCGATCGGCGGTGGACCGATGTGGGAAAAGTGAGGCAGATGATGgggaagaagaggatgaagaaggacCCTGGGTGCAGTTTGATCGAGGTCGATAACAGGGTACACGAGTTCGTCGTCTCCGATCGGTTTCAGAGGAAAGGACTGGAGGAGATCTTTACAATGCTGGCTGCCATGAAGAGGGAATTGAAGCTGGCTGGCTATGCTGTGGACACAGAGATGGCTTCCTATGacttggaggaagaggagaaggagatggCCGTGATGCATCACAGCGAGAAGCTTGCGCTTGCGTTTGGACTCGTAAGAGCTCAACATGGGTCGATCGTAAGGatagtaaagaacttgagaatgtGTGTGGACTGTCATACCTTTTTCAAGTTGGTCTCGGAGGTGTACCAGAGGAAGATCGTTGTCAGGGATAAGAACCGGTTTCATCATTTTGGTGGTGGAGTTTGTTCCTGTAAAGACTATTGGTGA
- the LOC103973604 gene encoding uncharacterized protein LOC103973604 isoform X1 produces MLKNLNKHLFTMLYMVFNQNEQSFADHTSDQFNCEHVRHLSYDGQLHVRPFAEGSTCEDIPAKSPVSDEERGFSSYHIDFENVIADPPSDNSYSNLSGKPSFSRVTGKNSEVIWLENGKRSLCDDETCLCASKRLKRVDQNFQLGSSEDVCFSNSKKSLSVTAEDLKDGGTAAVAEDAIDQTTTSHWFAQSSSREAGLDPPVRVPSYPFCYGDIRQAAEFDQIEEIYSPVFGYFDQKHIAIGSNHQADVPEWRFYEFKNHIGDHEDCAFPGSSPLCDDHIIDEDDSDKWNGTCVMPMPDCALLASDSVGLHYEMNCGCLDEASIRCVRQHVVEMREKLRRNLGQDRFLEFGFADMGEVVAEAWTEEEQQLFHEIVLSNPASAGKNFWDILPRVFPARNSKELVSYYFNVFMLRKRAEQNRLDPLHVDSDDDEWQENDDGEFTMAEDEDEEDSVVESLADQDNVPGEEDDIVEEDITEEADDVEDCNCYTLARNNEKRTCGDVKGCIGSDPSLPPGMQFTGSNLHHCLEEQDMQDDSCTSYEGQRNGADSCNPVDIFDSQHSLIEDHENFRKEYQNGNLSGLMDNGFCDSLCDPKAWDTSYCCESEKDDLLPTCNVIEEVFGKEH; encoded by the exons ATGCTGAAGAACTTGAATAAGCATCTCTTCACCAT GTTATATATGGTGTTCAACCAAAATGAACAGTCTTTTGCCGATCACACATCTGACCAATTTAATTGTGAACACGTAAGACATTTGTCTTATGATGGCCAACTACACGTGAGGCCATTTGCTGAAGGCTCTACATGTGAGGACATTCCTGCAAAATCACCTGTTTCAG ATGAAGAGAGGGGTTTCTCCAGCTACCACATAGACTTTGAGAATGTGATTGCTGATCCTCCCTCTGACAACTCTTACAGTAATCTAAGTGGCAAACCTAGCTTCTCACGGGTGACAGGCAAGAACAGTGAAGTTATCTGGTTAGAGAATGGCAAACGGTCTCTTTGTGATGATGAAACTTGCCTTTGTGCAAGTAAGCGTTTGAAGCGAGTGGACCAAAATTTTCAATTGGGTTCATCTGAAGATGTTTGCTTCAGTAACTCTAAGAAATCACTCTCAG TCACCGCTGAGGACTTGAAAGATGGAGGAACTGCTGCTGTTGCTGAGGATGCTATTGATCAGACAACCACCAGCCACTGGTTTGCACAGAGTAGTAGCAGAGAAGCTGGTTTAGATCCACCTGTTCGGGTACCTTCCTATCCATTTTGTTATGGTGATATCCGTCAAGCTGCTGAATTTGATCAGATTGAAGAGATTTATTCGCCCGTTTTTGGTTACTTCGATcagaaacatattgctattggaTCAAATCatcaggctgatgttccagagtggaGATTTTATGAATTTAAGAACCATATTGGGGATCATGAAGATTGTGCTTTTCCTGGAAGTTCACCATTATGTGATGATCATATAATTGATGAAGATGACAGTGATAAATGGAATGGAACATGTGTAATGCCCATGCCTGATTGTGCTTTATTGGCTTCAGATTCTGTGGGCTTGCACTACGAGATGAATTGTGGATGCCTAGATGAGGCTTCAATCAGATGTGTGAGGCAGCATGTTGTGGAAATGAGAGAAAAGCTCAGGCGCAATTTGGGGCAGGATAGGTTTTTAGAGTTTGGTTTTGCTGATATGGGTGAGGTTGTAGCTGAAGCATGGACTGAAGAGGAGCAACAGTTATTTCATGAAATTGTGTTGTCGAATCCTGCTTCGGCGGGCAAGAACTTTTGGGATATATTGCCTAGGGTGTTTCCTGCTCGAAATAGCAAAGAACTAGTAAGTTACTACTTCAACGTATTCATGCTTCGGAAGAGGGCTGAACAGAATAGGTTGGACCCTTTGCACGTAGATAGTGATGATGATGAATGGCAAGAAAATGATGATGGTGAATTCACAATGGCAGAAGATGAAGACGAAGAAGATTCTGTGGTGGAGTCTCTTGCAGATCAAGACAATGTTCCTGGTGAGGAAGATGATATTGTGGAAGAGGACATAACTGAAGAAGCTGATGATGTAGAGGATTGTAATTGTTACACCCTTGCCAGGAACAATGAAAAAAGGACCTGCGGTGATGTGAAAGGATGCATTGGTAGTGATCCGAGCCTTCCTCCTGGAATGCAGTTTACAGGAAGCAatttgcaccattgtttggaggaACAAGACATGCAGGATGATTCATGCACATCCTACGAGGGCCAGCGTAATGGGGCTGATTCCTGTAATCCTGTCGATATATTTGACTCGCAACACAGCTTGATTGAAGATCATGAGAACTTCCGCAAAGAGTACCAGAATGGTAATCTAAGTGGGTTGATGGATAATGGGTTCTGTGACAGTCTGTGTGATCCAAAAGCATGGGATACAAGTTATTGCTGTGAATCAGAGAAAGATGACCTGTTACCAACATGTAATGTGATAGAGGAGGTATTTGGAAAAGAACACTGA
- the LOC103973604 gene encoding uncharacterized protein LOC103973604 isoform X2: protein MVFNQNEQSFADHTSDQFNCEHVRHLSYDGQLHVRPFAEGSTCEDIPAKSPVSDEERGFSSYHIDFENVIADPPSDNSYSNLSGKPSFSRVTGKNSEVIWLENGKRSLCDDETCLCASKRLKRVDQNFQLGSSEDVCFSNSKKSLSVTAEDLKDGGTAAVAEDAIDQTTTSHWFAQSSSREAGLDPPVRVPSYPFCYGDIRQAAEFDQIEEIYSPVFGYFDQKHIAIGSNHQADVPEWRFYEFKNHIGDHEDCAFPGSSPLCDDHIIDEDDSDKWNGTCVMPMPDCALLASDSVGLHYEMNCGCLDEASIRCVRQHVVEMREKLRRNLGQDRFLEFGFADMGEVVAEAWTEEEQQLFHEIVLSNPASAGKNFWDILPRVFPARNSKELVSYYFNVFMLRKRAEQNRLDPLHVDSDDDEWQENDDGEFTMAEDEDEEDSVVESLADQDNVPGEEDDIVEEDITEEADDVEDCNCYTLARNNEKRTCGDVKGCIGSDPSLPPGMQFTGSNLHHCLEEQDMQDDSCTSYEGQRNGADSCNPVDIFDSQHSLIEDHENFRKEYQNGNLSGLMDNGFCDSLCDPKAWDTSYCCESEKDDLLPTCNVIEEVFGKEH, encoded by the exons ATGGTGTTCAACCAAAATGAACAGTCTTTTGCCGATCACACATCTGACCAATTTAATTGTGAACACGTAAGACATTTGTCTTATGATGGCCAACTACACGTGAGGCCATTTGCTGAAGGCTCTACATGTGAGGACATTCCTGCAAAATCACCTGTTTCAG ATGAAGAGAGGGGTTTCTCCAGCTACCACATAGACTTTGAGAATGTGATTGCTGATCCTCCCTCTGACAACTCTTACAGTAATCTAAGTGGCAAACCTAGCTTCTCACGGGTGACAGGCAAGAACAGTGAAGTTATCTGGTTAGAGAATGGCAAACGGTCTCTTTGTGATGATGAAACTTGCCTTTGTGCAAGTAAGCGTTTGAAGCGAGTGGACCAAAATTTTCAATTGGGTTCATCTGAAGATGTTTGCTTCAGTAACTCTAAGAAATCACTCTCAG TCACCGCTGAGGACTTGAAAGATGGAGGAACTGCTGCTGTTGCTGAGGATGCTATTGATCAGACAACCACCAGCCACTGGTTTGCACAGAGTAGTAGCAGAGAAGCTGGTTTAGATCCACCTGTTCGGGTACCTTCCTATCCATTTTGTTATGGTGATATCCGTCAAGCTGCTGAATTTGATCAGATTGAAGAGATTTATTCGCCCGTTTTTGGTTACTTCGATcagaaacatattgctattggaTCAAATCatcaggctgatgttccagagtggaGATTTTATGAATTTAAGAACCATATTGGGGATCATGAAGATTGTGCTTTTCCTGGAAGTTCACCATTATGTGATGATCATATAATTGATGAAGATGACAGTGATAAATGGAATGGAACATGTGTAATGCCCATGCCTGATTGTGCTTTATTGGCTTCAGATTCTGTGGGCTTGCACTACGAGATGAATTGTGGATGCCTAGATGAGGCTTCAATCAGATGTGTGAGGCAGCATGTTGTGGAAATGAGAGAAAAGCTCAGGCGCAATTTGGGGCAGGATAGGTTTTTAGAGTTTGGTTTTGCTGATATGGGTGAGGTTGTAGCTGAAGCATGGACTGAAGAGGAGCAACAGTTATTTCATGAAATTGTGTTGTCGAATCCTGCTTCGGCGGGCAAGAACTTTTGGGATATATTGCCTAGGGTGTTTCCTGCTCGAAATAGCAAAGAACTAGTAAGTTACTACTTCAACGTATTCATGCTTCGGAAGAGGGCTGAACAGAATAGGTTGGACCCTTTGCACGTAGATAGTGATGATGATGAATGGCAAGAAAATGATGATGGTGAATTCACAATGGCAGAAGATGAAGACGAAGAAGATTCTGTGGTGGAGTCTCTTGCAGATCAAGACAATGTTCCTGGTGAGGAAGATGATATTGTGGAAGAGGACATAACTGAAGAAGCTGATGATGTAGAGGATTGTAATTGTTACACCCTTGCCAGGAACAATGAAAAAAGGACCTGCGGTGATGTGAAAGGATGCATTGGTAGTGATCCGAGCCTTCCTCCTGGAATGCAGTTTACAGGAAGCAatttgcaccattgtttggaggaACAAGACATGCAGGATGATTCATGCACATCCTACGAGGGCCAGCGTAATGGGGCTGATTCCTGTAATCCTGTCGATATATTTGACTCGCAACACAGCTTGATTGAAGATCATGAGAACTTCCGCAAAGAGTACCAGAATGGTAATCTAAGTGGGTTGATGGATAATGGGTTCTGTGACAGTCTGTGTGATCCAAAAGCATGGGATACAAGTTATTGCTGTGAATCAGAGAAAGATGACCTGTTACCAACATGTAATGTGATAGAGGAGGTATTTGGAAAAGAACACTGA
- the LOC103973606 gene encoding uncharacterized protein LOC103973606 isoform X2 gives MFHVYNSSFAGPLEVLYRFLEFFSNFDWDNFCVSLWGPIPISSLPDMFAEQPRKDSGKVFFSEDFLHGCSKKYGVIIPRDQENQAQPFVSKHFNVVDPLRTNNNLGRSVSKGNFFRIRTAFAFGAKRLARLLKCPMEDIIAEVNQFFMNTWQRHGNGPCANVPILDLRHLQVLKNVPKETNNSKNTTNAKKKIENVGMHAGHESDLGAGGDSRELLPGIDSTIDQNSKRINGISNYNKSLVSRCRGQKYYGGQINSRVSDQFERNNSYSGSVHTDKSQKMFKSNYSLEEERQGRLQFTRVRSSPELVEAALDLSRGRHDSKMETRKTQDAPADTGYNIRSSSGSEATGSQISNVDPLPMRQSSSDKNLEVVCDSNSASNNFHGDFNFGTLREELASVSERMEMQQEEQDLINMMESSDIHSFNGQVQLPMYLSSHFPLTLSPVPSSFDISQRNWAGVFPANPPLIGPSWGSSMQFHPGSVAAPLSHYFRDATFGSNGNDAVEFDNEGPLITELNSEEFGFIYQESDAGASRRFNSDDSGHHMFHSDSKQRKPHYGLNPVRTSRNINSGALSIEKSKFTREVRGLVREDENDTFQNSKPKSKVSDHNSNSRGANKRFENFSYGFMEKVPRSASDKWERKPVFSPTFSSLSGKAINGSQSKSSSNHVQPVVDDGISNWTSMSPEATDGSERITGSSMLSSGNTRNQPLNEFEPARVTGSDQLLQFAPVLVDTSQQSRGDNAKGLPLAFVPTGPPFPFVMVPVPVYKSISQLERDDEVSHCGAKSDLNIDLVESSDHSKDFLNSAASRVPGPESFDELHKSDILNSDRNSHWQNLEYGRLCQNSHYHAPLVYSSSPLMVPPQYSQGPYPWDGPARSMSANLNLMQVMGYGPSLVPMIPLHPGPDRASGSFQHSGDEAPRYRGGTGTYLPNPKFSHRERQSSSRHHRGNHSRDRHDHRDREGSWISSKHSLRNGAERPRAQPDQHATTKNHVDTQWDSYRHVPASYYMVQNSSFGSSNSSHGRGTVVGTYTQSALGSDAGGPTRPEIPPFLMVYPYDEGVSDVSSVEPLEFGSLGPVHHPENHVAHHPSDGVPASGTYEQRHGGTYRVGSWQSSPDQPSSPQLKR, from the exons gtAATTTCTTTAGAATACGTACTGCTTTTGCATTTGGGGCCAAAAGGTTGGCCAGGTTACTTAAGTGTCCAATGGAAGACATAATCGCTGAAGTGAATCAATTCTTCATGAACACATGGCAAAGACATGGGAATGGTCCTTGTGCCAATGTTCCTATCCTAGATTTGCGACATTTGCAAGTTCTGAAAAATGttccaaaagaaacaaacaaTTCAAAAAATACCACAAATGccaaaaagaaaattgaaaatgTTGGAATGCATGCTGGTCATGAAAGTGATCTTGGAGCTGGTGGTGATTCTCGAGAGCTCTTACCTGGAATCGACAGTACTATTGACCAAAACTCTAAAAGGATTAATGGGATAAGTAACTACAATAAATCCTTGGTTTCTCGTTGTCGGGGTCAGAAATATTATGGTGGGCAAATCAATTCAAGGGTCTCTGATCAGTTTGAAAGGAACAATAGCTATAGTGGTTCTGTGCACACTGACAAAAGCCAGAAAATGTTTAAATCTAATTACTCTCTTGAGGAAGAAAGGCAAGGGAGATTGCAGTTTACAAGGGTGAGATCCAGTCCTGAATTGGTGGAGGCAGCACTTGATTTGTCTAGAGGGAGGCATGACAGCAAAATGGAGACCAGAAAAACTCAGGATGCTCCTGCAGATACTGGATATAATATCAGAAGTAGCTCGGGTTCTGAAGCTACAGGGAGTCAAATATCAAATGTCGATCCTTTGCCAATGAGGCAAAGCTCGTCTGACAAAAACCTTGAAGTTGTTTGTGATTCAAATAGTGCTTCGAATAACTTTCATGGTGATTTTAACTTTGGGACTTTGCGTGAGGAGCTTGCTTCTGTCTCTGAGAGAATGGAAATGCAACAGGAAGAGCAGGACTTGATCAATATGATGGAATCATCCGACATCCACAGTTTCAATGGACAGGTTCAGTTGCCAATGTATCTTTCTTCTCATTTTCCATTGACATTATCTCCTGTGCCAAGTTCATTTGATATTTCCCAGAGAAATTGGGCAGGGGTTTTTCCTGCTAATCCACCCTTGATTGGTCCTTCCTGGGGTTCCAGTATGCAGTTCCATCCAGGTAGTGTTGCAGCACCTCTTTCCCATTATTTTCGTGATGCCACCTTTGGGTCAAATGGGAATGATGCGGTTGAGTTTGATAATGAGGGTCCTCTTATTACAGAACTGAACTCAGAGGAGTTTGGCTTCATCTACCAGGAGAGTGATGCTGGGGCATCCAGAAGGTTCAACTCTGATGACAGTGGCCATCATATGTTTCATTCTGATAGCAAGCAACGGAAACCTCATTATGGTTTAAACCCAGTACGTACATCGCGAAACATAAATTCTGGTGCTTTATCAATAGAAAAGAGTAAATTCACTAGAGAAGTGAGAGGTTTGGTTAGAGAAGATGAAAATGATACATTTCAAAATTCCAAACCAAAAAGTAAAGTAAGTGATCATAACTCCAATTCCAGGGgtgcaaacaagagatttgaaAATTTTAGTTATGGCTTTATGGAGAAAGTCCCCAGGTCAGCAAGTGATAAATGGGAAAGAAAACCAGTCTTTTCTCCAACATTCTCTTCTTTGTCTGGAAAAGCTATAAATGGTTCACAGTCTAAGAGTTCATCCAATCATGTTCAGCCAGTTGTTGATGATGGGATTTCAAATTGGACTTCTATGTCCCCTGAGGCAACTGATGGGTCCGAAAGAATCACAGGATCTTCCATGTTGTCTTCTGGAAACACGAGAAACCAACCGTTAAATGAATTTGAACCAGCACGGGTAACTGGATCAGATCAACTGCTTCAATTTGCACCAGTGCTTGTAGATACTTCCCAGCAGAGCAGAGGGGACAATGCAAAGGGTCTGCCTCTAGCATTTGTTCCTACTGGCCCACCATTTCCATTTGTGATGGTACCAGTGCcagtttataaatccataagccaaTTAGAAAgagatgatgaagtaagtcattgTGGAGCAAAATCTGACTTGAACATTGACTTGGTGGAGAGTTCTGATCATTCTAAAGATTTCTTGAACTCAGCTGCTTCAAGAGTGCCTGGACCTGAATCCTTTGATGAGCTGCACAAATCCGACATTCTGAACAGTGATCGTAACAGCCATTGGCAAAATCTGGAGTATGGACGTTTGTGCCAGAATTCCCACTATCATGCACCATTAGTTTATTCTTCTTCCCCTCTTATGGTGCCACCACAGTATTCGCAGGGGCCATATCCCTGGGATGGTCCTGCCAGGTCCATGTCAGCCAATCTGAACTTGATGCAAGTAATGGGGTATGGTCCTTCTCTGGTGCCCATGATACCTCTGCACCCTGGACCTGATAGGGCTTCTGGTAGTTTCCAGCATTCTGGAGATGAGGCACCACGATATCGTGGTGGTACAGGAACATACCTGCCAAATCCT AAATTCTCTCATAGAGAACGACAATCAAGCTCGAGACACCACAGAGGAAACCACAGCCGTGATAGGCACGACCATAGGGATAGAGAAGGAAGTTGGATCAGTTCAAAACATAGTTTACGCAATGGTGCTGAGAGGCCAAGAGCACAACCTGACCAACACGCCACAACAAAAAATCATGTAGACACACAATGGGACTCTTACAGGCATGTGCCAGCTTCCTATTACATGGTCCAGAACAGTTCTTTTGGGTCTTCAAACTCATCGCATGGTAGGGGAACTGTGGTTGGCACATACACACAATCTGCTTTAGGTTCAGACGCTGGAGGTCCGACAAGACCAGAAATTCCTCCTTTCTTGATGGTgtatccatatgatgaaggcgTCAGTGATGTTTCATCTGTTGAGCCACTTGAATTTGGTTCACTTGGGCCAGTGCATCATCCAGAAAACCATGTAGCACATCATCCAAGCGATGGAGTTCCAGCAAGTGGGACATATGAGCAAAGGCATGGTGGTACTTATCGAGTTGGTTCATGGCAATCATCTCCAGATCAACCCTCTTCACCTCAGCTTAAAAGGTAG
- the LOC103973604 gene encoding uncharacterized protein LOC103973604 isoform X3, which translates to MLKNLNKHLFTMLYMVFNQNEQSFADHTSDQFNCEHVRHLSYDGQLHVRPFAEGSTCEDIPAKSPVSDEERGFSSYHIDFENVIADPPSDNSYSNLSGKPSFSRVTGKNSEVIWLENGKRSLCDDETCLCASKRLKRVDQNFQLGSSEDVCFSNSKKSLSVTAEDLKDGGTAAVAEDAIDQTTTSHWFAQSSSREAGLDPPVRKHIAIGSNHQADVPEWRFYEFKNHIGDHEDCAFPGSSPLCDDHIIDEDDSDKWNGTCVMPMPDCALLASDSVGLHYEMNCGCLDEASIRCVRQHVVEMREKLRRNLGQDRFLEFGFADMGEVVAEAWTEEEQQLFHEIVLSNPASAGKNFWDILPRVFPARNSKELVSYYFNVFMLRKRAEQNRLDPLHVDSDDDEWQENDDGEFTMAEDEDEEDSVVESLADQDNVPGEEDDIVEEDITEEADDVEDCNCYTLARNNEKRTCGDVKGCIGSDPSLPPGMQFTGSNLHHCLEEQDMQDDSCTSYEGQRNGADSCNPVDIFDSQHSLIEDHENFRKEYQNGNLSGLMDNGFCDSLCDPKAWDTSYCCESEKDDLLPTCNVIEEVFGKEH; encoded by the exons ATGCTGAAGAACTTGAATAAGCATCTCTTCACCAT GTTATATATGGTGTTCAACCAAAATGAACAGTCTTTTGCCGATCACACATCTGACCAATTTAATTGTGAACACGTAAGACATTTGTCTTATGATGGCCAACTACACGTGAGGCCATTTGCTGAAGGCTCTACATGTGAGGACATTCCTGCAAAATCACCTGTTTCAG ATGAAGAGAGGGGTTTCTCCAGCTACCACATAGACTTTGAGAATGTGATTGCTGATCCTCCCTCTGACAACTCTTACAGTAATCTAAGTGGCAAACCTAGCTTCTCACGGGTGACAGGCAAGAACAGTGAAGTTATCTGGTTAGAGAATGGCAAACGGTCTCTTTGTGATGATGAAACTTGCCTTTGTGCAAGTAAGCGTTTGAAGCGAGTGGACCAAAATTTTCAATTGGGTTCATCTGAAGATGTTTGCTTCAGTAACTCTAAGAAATCACTCTCAG TCACCGCTGAGGACTTGAAAGATGGAGGAACTGCTGCTGTTGCTGAGGATGCTATTGATCAGACAACCACCAGCCACTGGTTTGCACAGAGTAGTAGCAGAGAAGCTGGTTTAGATCCACCTGTTCGG aaacatattgctattggaTCAAATCatcaggctgatgttccagagtggaGATTTTATGAATTTAAGAACCATATTGGGGATCATGAAGATTGTGCTTTTCCTGGAAGTTCACCATTATGTGATGATCATATAATTGATGAAGATGACAGTGATAAATGGAATGGAACATGTGTAATGCCCATGCCTGATTGTGCTTTATTGGCTTCAGATTCTGTGGGCTTGCACTACGAGATGAATTGTGGATGCCTAGATGAGGCTTCAATCAGATGTGTGAGGCAGCATGTTGTGGAAATGAGAGAAAAGCTCAGGCGCAATTTGGGGCAGGATAGGTTTTTAGAGTTTGGTTTTGCTGATATGGGTGAGGTTGTAGCTGAAGCATGGACTGAAGAGGAGCAACAGTTATTTCATGAAATTGTGTTGTCGAATCCTGCTTCGGCGGGCAAGAACTTTTGGGATATATTGCCTAGGGTGTTTCCTGCTCGAAATAGCAAAGAACTAGTAAGTTACTACTTCAACGTATTCATGCTTCGGAAGAGGGCTGAACAGAATAGGTTGGACCCTTTGCACGTAGATAGTGATGATGATGAATGGCAAGAAAATGATGATGGTGAATTCACAATGGCAGAAGATGAAGACGAAGAAGATTCTGTGGTGGAGTCTCTTGCAGATCAAGACAATGTTCCTGGTGAGGAAGATGATATTGTGGAAGAGGACATAACTGAAGAAGCTGATGATGTAGAGGATTGTAATTGTTACACCCTTGCCAGGAACAATGAAAAAAGGACCTGCGGTGATGTGAAAGGATGCATTGGTAGTGATCCGAGCCTTCCTCCTGGAATGCAGTTTACAGGAAGCAatttgcaccattgtttggaggaACAAGACATGCAGGATGATTCATGCACATCCTACGAGGGCCAGCGTAATGGGGCTGATTCCTGTAATCCTGTCGATATATTTGACTCGCAACACAGCTTGATTGAAGATCATGAGAACTTCCGCAAAGAGTACCAGAATGGTAATCTAAGTGGGTTGATGGATAATGGGTTCTGTGACAGTCTGTGTGATCCAAAAGCATGGGATACAAGTTATTGCTGTGAATCAGAGAAAGATGACCTGTTACCAACATGTAATGTGATAGAGGAGGTATTTGGAAAAGAACACTGA